GGCTACATTTCATATTCAATAGgcctatataaataaaactggcctatataaatacaattttacaaataaaataacgtAGTGTAGGCTAAAACCATGAGAACGTGCAGCATTGCGATTCAAATTCATCCTCACTGCAATACCTCTCTCGAACAGTAGGAACGCACAACGCATTGATTTTGATTCGGGGCAAAACGGGCGCAGGTTTGAATGAGCTTCAAGACAAAATTCAATACAaagttttgtgaaatatttttcgTGATCTGATGCTGCTATTTGATTGTTACGTAACCGGGTACAGATATTCGATATAATTATTTAGCTACATCTTGTTAAAATGTGTCCTTCACGCTGCTGGTTTTACTGTCCGTATACTGTAACACGCTTAGCTTTGAAGCGGCTGCTGAATAACTAGCCAGTACATTCTCATTCTTGAAATATGATATCGTCAACCCGTCTTTCCACGGCAAGCAAGTATCGTAAAAATTGTCCAGTTGTATCCGAATATTTTGCACGATCGATTATCACGTTCTTTTACAACGCTTCCTGGAAGGGTAGTGACCGGGTGCCAGCAAGCAATATGCTCTCAGCAAGCAGCCCTAAATTCGAGAACGAGTGTCAAGAAAATACAACTCAGCATACAGAAGTCGATCATAACGGTGATACAGGCCCCGCGGAAAGACAGCTGACTGAAAACGAGAAAGAAATAGCAAAGGTACACGAAGAAGCCTGTGAGGTGAGGTGGTAATTTCTTCCTACTGGTGTTACAATTTTAAGGGAACGTGCAACCACCCAGCCCAGCATACGATATGCTTAACCACTAAGATGGCATTACCTGAAAATGGAAAAGTATGTTTTAtgtggaaatattttgagcCGACGAACCTTTAACATATCAGCAAACTACTTCCTATAGTTAATACAAACATTGGTAGACATTATGGTGACAAGTTTGGAATACGGATGTTTTTTTGCCGATTAattttgttatattatattacgTTTTAAATGGAAGGATGTTTTACTTTCCGTTTAATATATGACAAATGAAGATTGAAAAGGTGAGATGATTTTCCCCAAgtcttatttaaattaaatgttttgacatgaACTATTAATGTCAAAGCACCTTCCTAGTTCCTGCTCTTCTAATAAATACGTTTATAAAAGTATGCATTACGTATAGGATACTTTTTTGGAATTAAATCCCAGGTAGTGTACTTAGAGTGCACTTTCACTTGAAGTCTACCAATTTATGTTAAAAGTAGGCTAGTTCATAAAAGGTATAGCCTACGTTGTAATGTATCGTCCACATGCTAAACAGTTTTTAATACTTTAAGTATACTTGAAATGGCCCAATTAGATTTtataaaatacttaaaatattcttaaaaatgaacttttatgTACTACTTTTTCATACGGCTATATAAAAAGTGCAAACATATAGTACTTAGAGAGCACTGCTTATTTCAAAGTTCCTTTAGGCTCTCCAAAGTAATGATTTATCTTAGACCTATTGTAGTGTGtttatggtttttaaaataGAGCTGAAAGATTTCAGGAATGTAGCGTAGCGCAGTGCAAATGCACAATATACAGACGACGCCAGCTTCACTATGGAAAACTGAGATGCCATGTGAAATGACAAGGCATGCCACAAAAGTGCCCCAGgctttttttgcattgaagCTCTTCAAAGCTGAAACTAGTGGGCTCGCCATCCAAACAAAGTCATTCAAATGACATTCACTGAACTACATAAGGTCGCAGATTCTTGTTGTAACCATGGTAAGTACACATGTAGCCTATGTCACATGGGCCAAGCACAAGAATATGCTGTTTGAATGGGCATAACCGCAAACTCTATAAAACGACACAGGACCAAGTGTGATTCCTcaatctgttatttttttctgtgacatgtttgtgctcctgtaaatacataaaataaaacatcgcCGGATTCCATTGATTACTTGTCAGTAAGgacattttgtatattttaatgcTGACATTATAACTCTGGATTAGGAATTAATTTCTTACTCTTGctggcattcattttatttctaacCATGCTTCATATTAGAAGAAAAAGCATAGGTTGCATGAAAATATTGTCTGATtaaaattagaaaatgaattaattgacTATTCATGGAAAACTAACATTTTGTGCTAGTTTCCAGAAAATTGATCTAATTACAACAggctaaaaataataaattccatAAGGAACTCCCTCTTGCTCTGTATACAGAAGACTAATAATCACAGAAGAACTAACCAGCTTGATTAATAAGGTTAAGTTATAGAGCTTTAAAGACTTTATTTGTACTTGAATTATTATAATCTATCATCAGATTTTTGGCACTGAATGGGAAATAACATCATACTGTGAGGCTTGCAaacctctgtctgtgtgagcttcATTCGATTAGAGTGTTATCAAAGTGGCACTGAGTGTATGACATTAACCATCATTGTCATCTGTGAAAATTTAAGTGGTCACACCACTGGACTGTCCATATAGCAACAAACTGCCACAAGACTTGGAGAAAAGTCAATTTAGCATGAAAAGCATTATGGATACAACTGCTGAGAATCTTAGGCTTTTGCCTCACAATAAACTAAAGTAATCTTCCACTACCATCTTggatacattttaaatcagacaTTACAATGGTTGCTGTGTTGAAACCCGTTCCACTGTTCAGGTTTCATATCTCATATTGCAACATAACAATCATAACTGATACATGTCTCcttcatgtttgtttgtttctgtgcctCTAGGCTAAgcagcgaatgtacagagatcCAACCACTGGTTTTAAGGTGTTCACAAAGTTTGCCCATCTCCAGAGAGGAAAGTGTTGTGGGAGTGCTTGCAGACATgtaagtgtgaatgtgtgtctgtggatatGTGCTcttgattttgatgttttttcttttgtgtgtgtgtgtgtgtgcatgttctggaCTATTTGAACTGCAGTACCAAGTCACACTGTGTATCTAAGAACAAATGTCATGTTGCTGAGGTCATTGGCAAGAACAGCGTTGTGCGTTTTAAAGATAGAAAAGGCTAGTTTACAGGTAACATTGCATGGatcagaaattttttttaaacatttgttttgatattATCTTGAGTAACTCCATAATAtcctaaaatgaattttttatttttgctttgtttttacgACAGTGTCCATATGGCCAAATGAATGTGAAGGATCCAGCTATGAAGAAACAatttaattcattgttttatgtgtAGTTGTCTTGAGGCCTGCAATACCCTGGTGTTTTGTTCAGTAATAGTTATTTCATCAAATGTCTTGACAGTGCATAAGACAGTGTTATTTCTGACCATGTGGTCCATTGGGATCTTATCTGACCCTATGCTTCACATGTGCTCTGACATGGCCTCTAGAATGCCATGCCAGAATAACTCCTTTGGCTGTGAAAGTACAGTGccttccataatgtttgggacaaagacatatttcttcttgatttggctctgtactccacaatttcagatttgtaatcaaacaattcacatttgcTTAGTGTGCAGATTCGTAGCTTATATTAAAGGgaattttgatacattttgctTTTACCATGTATAAATTATGGCAGTTTTTATACaaagccccccatttcaggtcACTACaatatttgggacatattaatgttatgttaatGAAAGTAGCCATGTTTAGTCCTTTGCTGCATaacctttgcatgcaatgactgcttgaagtctgtgacccatagacatcaccaggtgctgaatatcttctctggtgatgcccGCCAGGCCTGTAGTCCTGCCTACTTGTTTCAGCCGCTAATTGCCTTAAGaattctcttcagcatatgaaacacgtGTTCAATTGGATTCCGATCAGGTgcttgacttggccagtcaagaatttaaaaaacttctTTGTTACTTTAGCAGTATGCTTGGgattattgtcttgctgtaggatgaagcaccctccaatgagtttggaggcttTTGcatgaacttgagcagataagatgcttctgtactctacagaattcattctgctccTGCTATCATCAGTggcatcatcaatgaagacaagtgaaccagcacctatggcagccatacatgcccaaaaaCACCCCACTATGTTTCATAGAtgagtctctctgtctctctgtctacAAGACCGTTTTCTTGAGAATTATattgtcatcaactgtagaggtcttcatTGACCTGccttttgtgattactgagctcaccagcgttctctttcttcttaatgatgttccaaacagttgattttggtaagcctaaggtttggcctatgtctctgacagtttttctgattgctttacaatggctatcttgactttcattggcaaaaCTCTCTTGGCAGACTCTAAATGCaaccaaaagcctagaatcaagaatATATACCGAAAGCTCTATTTTACctggaagcaattgaacacacctgattaatcaggaacacctgtgaaaccatttgtcctgcacattatggtgccctaaaatggggaTGGggtctgtgtataaaaagtgctgtaatttccaaatggtgaaacaaaaatgtatggaaatacccttcaataaaagctgagaatatacaCTTGCACCacctgtgaattgtttgattacaaatctaaaaatctaaaattgtggaatacccTCTTTTCCAAGCCATGCAGTAATATTAGTTCAcatgataaaatgcattttcagaagaataacattagctagcaagGTGGAAGTCCATAGccctttttatcatttattagaCTGAAATGCATTGATATCTAATCCTTTTTTATAGAAGTGATAAGGCATTTGAGGCCACAGTGTTTCATGAATATTGGCAAGACTAGGGACCTGCAGGTATTCAGCTTTGCCTCAGTCCTTAGAAAACCCTGTAGCCTTGAAGATATTTATGATGATCCATTTCTTCTCTTGCTTTATCACCTTAATGTATACCCTAGGTGGAATCTCCCAAGTGTAAGGCTTAGATCTTGAATGGTTCTTTTAAGTGTAGTCTTTTGTATTGATAAAGACTTTGTCCAAAtggttttcattattataaGAACATCCAATTATCAGCTGTTCTGTTGGCATTAATTGAGTGAATATTGAAAACCATATTGTACATTCAATCACAATTAATATGTGGTGCGCAAATGTCATAAAGAAGCTCAAGATGGACCTTTGTTTATTTCAGCCTACTTGAAAACATTTGGTAAAACCTCTGACATTAAAGGCAATAAATCCACAGTTGGTAGCCATggaaaaacattctgaaataaaacattttaaccaCTTATGACCTTATAAAATCTCTGCTTTGTTTCTCCCCTGTATTAATCTCATAGACCATTATCATTTCTGAAGCTGTCCTGATGTTTATTGAAATAACCCATGTCTGTTACATACTTGGTTGAGATTTGATACATCCAATGGATTCTGTTTGAAAGcctacaaaaaataataaaggaccCACCACATGGGTTCTATGAGCATAGAAACCTAGCGGCAGTTAATTTTATCACAGTCTGTCTACAAATGTGCCATGATATCGGCAGTCTAATTTCTTGTGCCTGTGATCTCTTGGCAAAGCTCTGCTTCTCCCCAAAGCATGGTTGCTGGGCCACAGCCAGTTTAACCCCATTTCTCATTGTACAGTGAAGCCTCCTGCACCTTTGGAATGGCAACTATTCTCTAAACCACACAGAAGTTGATAAATTAGTAACGTGGCTGTGACAGCAATTGGTGCAAAGGAACAACAACATTATTTATGAATGCCTCTGCATGGAAGAGATGTTTAAAGCTGGGTGTCTTGTATACGTGAGTAGGGCTGTAGCCTTAGGCAGTTGTTCGGAACCTGCCACACATACTCTAATACATGTGGTTGAGCAAGCAACCACAGCTGAATGGGGGAATGTGTCTGCTGCAGAATTCTGTGGCGGCTGCCTATTGGCTTGGTCACAATTCAGTAGCAGGTAGGTCCCAAGGCAACTGCTTACTGATCAGGAGCAAACCCCTGTGAGCGTCGACAAGGAGATTCATGATCACAACAGTGCTGAAGAGGACAGATTTGTAGGATGCATAGTCAGTCGAGATGAAAGGCAAATTTATTTGGGCGAATTCTGAACCGAAGCAGCGGAGCGTGCGGCAACAACATTCTAGCGGAATGGTGAAGGTGTCATACTCATCAAGTACCTGGTCTGCTTGCCATGGGTCTGCTAGTTTTGCCTAGGGACTTATCTGTCACATTAAGTAGATGCATTGCCATTCAGAGCCTCCCATCCTGCAGCTGACCATGAAATAGGCCAACTTTCACGTCTACCGCATTCCTCTGTGCCTGTGACTTCGGCGATGGCATTGTCTGAGTTTTTTTCCCTACAGTTAGTGATTGAATCACAAACACTGTCCTGCAACCGGCACTTCCTGAGTCCTCTGACTTCAGGTGTCgttgaaacaaaatgaagatGTCCTGACGCTAACTAGTGCTGTCAGCTGTGCATGTACCAGGACCTAATGTTGAATTCACAAACTACCAGTAAATATGTGTTTAAGGCTTCTGATTATTCCATGGACATTGGAAATGACTTCAAAACAGAAATCTAAAAATAAGGGgggaaattagaaaaaaaaatattattcaggaacattcttctcattattgttattatattttggAAGGATTGCCCAATTTTCAAGGGTAATTATTGATGTATTACACACTTGCAAAAGACATTaacaaaatcatttgttttgaaaacatctAATAACAATGATGTTAAAAATGAGATGGGAATTGAATTGGATGCAACACAGATGATAATAACCAGGCAAATATGTGTAAGGGAGAAAATCAAAGGCTATTTAAAAGGAAAAGGGGAGTTATCACATATGAAATCAGAAGCCAGTCACACATTGTTATAGCACAGTGGCATCCAAACCTCTGCTTGTGAACCCCAGCTGGATCCAAGTCCTTGCTTAGTtgcatcaggtgtgcttgaggtgaaacacatcaaatacctggatcTGACTGGGGGTACCAGATGATAGGTTTGGGAATCACTGCTAtaggacattttaaaatcacatgtTCAACCTCCAGTTCCGAGTTGTCAATCAAGTCAGCCATTCAATCTACGGTTGCATAAAGCTGCCTTATAAACCTGCCATTACTGTCTGGCTGCCTTTAATCAAATCATTTAACGACTTCAGTTTGGATTTAACTGTTCTTCTCACCCCTCAGACAGATGGCAATTGGCCACTCAGCTACATAAGCATGAATGATAGTTTCGCTTGTATTGTAACACCCGCAATCTCAAAAACGACTGCAACAATAATTGGGCATCTGTTTTATGGGTTTTCATTACTTTAATTTTGAATCTTGGTTTCCACGGTGATCTGCTGTTAAAATAAGTACTTTAAAGTGCATGATTTTCCTACCTGCACTGACCTAATTGTCTTACACATCTCAAGGTTATTTCAAGGTATTCTTCCTTCTTGCTCAGACATTTCATAAGCTGCCCACAGGTATATTTTTCAAATAGGTGTTTTTCTTGTAGATATTTTATCTACAAGAACCACAATCAGCTCAGtagtaattacattttctatAAACAATAATGGAAGGGTGAATAGAATGTAGAAAAGAGCAAGAACTCTTTTTTGTATTCACAAGGTTTTGCACTTGCAGCGTTCTTATTACAATTAAGCTTTAAGGGAGATCGTTGCATTAGCCCTCTGGGGTTTTTTAACCTCTCCTGCACATTTTCTGTTAATCACAGTATGCTTCAACTGAGCATGAATCTATAATTGTGTGCaaataaagaagaaagaaattaaacataCAGAAACACCAGGTGAGGTAAGAAGGCAACACAAGTAAATTAAGTGATAAGGTaatgataattttaaaaatcaaattataCTGATGTAATctaatgttaaatgtgtcaaTGTTAATATGTTAAATTAAAGAAtttaaatcaaaaacatttcaccttttttcttcattgccTTGTTTTGAGTTTGGAATCGTTAGGATACAATTATGTGCAGCATTAATAGTTGTACTTAAGTATTTGAAAAGATGCAGATTTGAGAATTAAGGTTGAGATAAAATGTTGAGAAAAACTCAATATGCTAATTGTAATCAACCTTTTACTGCTGAAAACAGCGATGGATGCTCAAGCAATAATTTTCACAAtgcaaactttttttgtcaAGATTAAGGTTCCATTCTTGATGACATAAAACCACCATTGCATTATGTCTCCAAAACATCTGACAGTTTAACCCaa
This is a stretch of genomic DNA from Anguilla rostrata isolate EN2019 chromosome 4, ASM1855537v3, whole genome shotgun sequence. It encodes these proteins:
- the c4h1orf53 gene encoding uncharacterized protein C1orf53 homolog, which gives rise to MISSTRLSTASKYRKNCPVVSEYFARSIITFFYNASWKGSDRVPASNMLSASSPKFENECQENTTQHTEVDHNGDTGPAERQLTENEKEIAKVHEEACEAKQRMYRDPTTGFKVFTKFAHLQRGKCCGSACRHCPYGQMNVKDPAMKKQFNSLFYV